Proteins from a single region of Plasmodium gaboni strain SY75 chromosome 2, whole genome shotgun sequence:
- a CDS encoding hypothetical protein (conserved Plasmodium protein, unknown function) yields the protein MVFTFKNKKKKKEASSDKVSKESFNEEDNENNSKRDKSDSWYKKIIETKGKSKSKYKNDNSFDDNINEDILNNNNNNNNEDNNNKISENLYKDNELENQLKDTLKSISSLSNKIVNYESKIEELEKELKEAKDKNIDNNNYENKLKEKEDFVKQKIDMLNEKENLLHEKELDINKREKKINEKEKNIIKKEETFYNLEKDYLEKNKEKEAISIEIIDIKKHLEKLRIEIKEKKDDLENLNKKLLSKENVLKELKGCVKEKNETINSLNDNIIEKEKKYKLLEYELEEKSKQIDLLNKQEKEKEMEKELEKEREKEREKEREKEREKEREKEREKEREKEKEYDTLIKELKDEKISILEKIHSIKVKEMDIEKREQNFVHMEDQLKDLKNSFVKNNNQLKVYKCEIKNLKNELEKKEKELKDIENVSKEEINNLTNQLNEKEKQILAFNKNYKEEIHGLKEELKESVKITKIETQELQEMVDIKQKELDQLQKKYNAQIESITIELNKKEKEYTNLQNNYLEEINNLNGKLEETNKEYTNLQNNYNNEINMLNDNIKTMNTQISTLKNDVHLLNEQIDNLNNEKGTLNNKINELNIQIVDLKDEKIFLNNQIVDLSNQIDLLTRKMEEKENKMVEQENKYQQEIELLRGNITSSENILNNDEALCDLKRQLSLKNDEMKMMKEEHDKKLAELKDDCDVRIREMNDKNEDKINKLKQENEDKINTLKQENEDNMNKLKQENEDNMNKLKQENEDKMNMLNEENENKMNTLKAENDAKMNMLKAENDAKMNMLKEEYENKINEINNKNELKVKEVIDEYNEEVETLKVTLDEKKKQFDKEINYANIKAHEKEQILLTQMEDLKCESDTKYLDLYGKYIKLIKSICMIINIECCDEIENEDIIRKIEEYINNNKGSKKEVEEKEHKRHSSFNILKSKEKFFRNSIEDKSNELKKKYEKDLLSKDNKIEEKNKKIKELNNEIKKLQDEIVVHKKQSNVQVDPKKKSWILIKDKSKEKLKDKENQINVEKIDEKDLKKKDDEIRMLNEELVQYKTILCNLKKDPLLRNYNLLSKIDINSLITNEEICLDNIEENVLDYDEEINKSKYKLIELKNEICSLTTELMELNNKKNELIEENNKLNLVDQGKKKLKKDVEKQKKEIEKLNKQLTKCNKQIDELNEEVEKLSNENIELITYSNDLNNKFDMKENNLMMKLDENEDNIKKMKSKIGDMEKEIKYREDEKKKNLNEINNLNKKNEDMSIKYNEMNIKYGDICVKYEEMSLTYKETSLKYEQIKVKYEEIKIKYEQINVKYEEINIKYDEKCSQYDKIYSQYDEINKKYGSLLKINVTNKIVDSNLDRNDNEIILEDNKIEGITNYLKQIFELNEEIIRLKGEINKISLLYSNELNEKNSYDINMKHVQEQLIFLERTNKENEEKIIYLTSQYTEAYKNKSDGSKLGAIQSVGNVNIYGNISNNNMSAEENIRTNEDKCGEMFVKNIEEKNGIHLSKYINLLEENKFRCMKIIYENENIKSSNKIIGLYNYSRYYGLREDLCKEEIVSSKIENMSNKNKKENNNSNNNNCDGYGYGDDEKVTMVLCIILNEIMKFLFLNDEYVLLFEKIHKNVWKRMYIPEEIKFFILKYITLLNKLRDYIISVHNNMRNEKYDECWFLFQHYFERSSDVRKEMVHFLLERRSQENLISFKSKLKSKKEKILTMDILHFSKEHMQLKTIADLRKEINYEKNSKDTLNRDYNLLLYKYQECVSKLKRVKNLMKEINQNVFIEKYDDISKELDNFSDGYNEQNEQYLMDPILLDNNKNKNKKLITEHNTIINRLTTFTQNRDSKYQNKIIDDVKQRKINNIMNNTNKNSINIIYNHYENLNKPKYNDNINRLNLYHQNMHIANSIHHNRNINKSFLTNQANNTYSVMKNYINTDRPNLNAKNNVRNIFNEIVDENVNKTFVHKSLFF from the coding sequence ATGGTATTCACgtttaaaaataagaaaaagaaaaaagaagCTAGTTCAGATAAAGTAAGCAAAGAATCATTTAATGAGGaagataatgaaaataattcaaaGAGGGACAAAAGCGATTCCTggtataaaaaaataatagaaaCTAAAGGAAAAAGTaaaagtaaatataaaaatgataattcatttgatgataatatcaatgaggatatattaaataataataataataataataatgaagataataataataaaatatcagaaaatttatataaagacAATGAACTAGAAAATCAACTTAAAGATACATTAAAGTCTATTAGTTCGTTGTCGAATAAAATTGTAAATTATGAAAGTAAAATTGAAGAATtagaaaaagaattaaaagaagctaaggataaaaatattgataataataattatgaaaataaattaaaagagAAAGAAGATTTTGTGAAACAAAAAATTGACATGctaaatgaaaaagaaaatcTTTTACATGAAAAAGAATtagatattaataaaagagaaaagaaaataaatgaaaaagaaaagaatataataaaaaaggaagaaacattttataatttagaaaaagattatttagaaaaaaataaagaaaaagaagCAATTTCTATAGAAATTATAGATATTAAAAAACATTTAGAAAAACTAAGaatagaaataaaagaaaaaaaagatgatttagaaaatttaaataaaaaattgttatcaaaagaaaatgtactaaaagaattaaaagGATGTGTtaaggaaaaaaatgaaactATTAATTCGTtgaatgataatattatcgaaaaagaaaaaaaatataaattgtTAGAATATGAGTTGGAAGAAAAAAGTAAACAAAttgatttattaaataaacaagaaaaggaaaaggAAATGGAAAAGGAATTGGAAAAAGAAAGGGAAAAGGAAAGAGAAAAGGAAAGAGAAAAGGAAAGAGAAAAGGAAAGAGAGAAAGAAAGAGAAAAAGAAAGggaaaaagaaaaggaaTATGATACATTAATCAAAGAATTAAAAGATGAAAAGATTTCAATTCTAGAAAAAATTCATTCAATTAAAGTAAAAGAAATGGATATTGAAAAAAGAGAACAGAATTTTGTTCATATGGAAGATCAATTAaaagatttaaaaaatagttttgtaaaaaataataatcaatTAAAAGTTTATAAATGTGAAATAAAGAATCTTAAGAACgaattagaaaaaaaagaaaaagaattaaaagatatagaaaatgtatctaaagaagaaataaataatttaacaaatcaattaaatgaaaaagagAAACAAATTCTTgcatttaataaaaattataaagaagaaattCATGGATTGAAAGaagaattaaaagaatCTGTAAAAATAACCAAAATAGAAACTCAAGAGTTACAAGAAATGGTTgatataaaacaaaaagaGTTAGACCAATTGcagaaaaaatataatgcACAAATAGAAAGTATAACAATcgaattaaataaaaaagagaaGGAATATACGaatttacaaaataattatttggaagaaataaataatttaaatgGAAAATTAGAAGAAActaataaagaatatacaaatttacaaaataattataacaatgaaataaatatgttaaatgataatataaaaacaatgAATACACAAATAAGtactttaaaaaatgatgtaCACTTGTTAAATGAACAAAtagataatttaaataatgaaaagGGCACActaaataataaaatcaATGAGTTGAATATACAAATTGTGGATttaaaagatgaaaaaattttcttaAATAATCAAATTGTAGATTTAAGTAACCAAATTGATTTGTTAACAAGAAAAATGGAGGAgaaggaaaataaaatggTGGAACAGGAGAATAAGTATCAACAAGAGATAGAACTGTTAAGGGGGAATATAACAAGTTctgaaaatatattaaataatgatgaagCGCTGTGCGATTTAAAAAGACAGTTAAGTTTGAAGAATGAtgaaatgaaaatgatgaaGGAAGAACATGATAAGAAGTTGGCTGAGTTGAAAGATGATTGTGATGTGAGGATAAGGGAGATGAATGATAAGAATGAAGATAAGATAAATAAATTGAAGcaagaaaatgaagataaaaTTAATACGTTGAAGcaagaaaatgaagataatatgaataagTTGAAGcaagaaaatgaagataatatgaataagTTGAAGcaagaaaatgaagataagATGAATATGTTgaatgaagaaaatgaaaataaaatgaatacTTTGAAGGCAGAAAATGATGCTAAAATGAATATGTTGAAGGCAGAAAATGATGCTAAAATGAATATGTTGAAGGAAGAGTATGAAAATAAGATAAATGAAAtcaataataaaaatgaattaaaagTAAAAGAAGTAATAGATGAATATAATGAAGAAGTGGAAACATTAAAAGTTACATtagatgaaaaaaaaaaacaatttgataaagaaataaattatgCAAATATCAAAGCTCATGAAAAGGAGcaaatattattaacacAAATGGAAGATTTAAAATGTGAGAGTGATACGAAGTATTTAGATTTATATGggaaatatattaaactAATAAAAAGTATTTGTATGATAATTAACATTGAATGTTGTGACGAAatagaaaatgaagatattataagaaaaattgaagaatatataaataataacaaagGATCGAAAAAAGAAgtagaagaaaaagaacATAAAAGACACTCTTcctttaatattttaaaaagtaaAGAAAAGTTTTTTAGAAATAGTATAGAAGATAAAAGcaatgaattaaaaaagaaatatgaaaaagatttattatcaaaagataataaaattgaagaaaagaataaaaaaataaaagaactgaataatgaaattaaaaagttACAAGATGAAATAGTAGTACATAAAAAACAAAGTAATGTACAAGTAGATCcaaaaaagaaaagttGGATTCTTATTAAAGATAAATCTAAAGagaaattaaaagataaagaaAACCAAATAAATGTCGAAAAAATTGATGAAAAggatttaaaaaaaaaagatgatGAAATAAGAATGTTAAATGAAGAACTTGTACAATATAAAACAATTTTATgtaatttaaaaaaagatcCGTTATTAAGAAATTAcaatttattatcaaaaattGATATAAATTCTTTAATAACAAATGAAGAAATTTGTCTAGATAATATAGAAGAAAATGTTTTAGATTatgatgaagaaataaataaaagcaaatataaattaattgaactaaaaaatgaaatatgTTCTTTAACTACTGAGCTTATGGAActtaataataagaaaaatgaattgattgaagaaaataataaattaaatttagTAGATCAAGGGAAAAAGAAATTGAAAAAGGATGTTGAAAAAcagaaaaaagaaatagaaaaattaaataaacaattaacaaaatgtaataaacaaatagatgaattaaatgaagaagTGGAAAAATTAAGtaatgaaaatattgaaTTAATTACATATTCAAATGATTTAAATAACAAGTTTGAtatgaaagaaaataatCTTATGATGAAATTAgatgaaaatgaagataacataaagaaaatgaaaagtAAAATTGGTGATAtggaaaaagaaataaaatatagagaagatgagaaaaaaaaaaatttaaatgaaattaataatttaaacaaaaaaaatgaagatatgtctattaaatataatgaaatgAATATTAAGTATGGAGATATTTGTGtaaaatatgaagaaatGTCTCTTACATATAAAGAAACATCTCTTAAATATGAGCAAATTAAAGTGaaatatgaagaaattaaaattaaatacgaacaaataaatgttaaatatgaagaaattAATATCAAATATGATGAGAAGTGTTCTCAATATGATAAGATATATTCTCAATatgatgaaataaataagaaatatggttctttattaaaaataaatgttaCTAATAAAATTGTTGATTCAAATTTGGATAGAAAtgataatgaaataattttagaagataataaaatagaagGAATTACgaattatttaaaacaaatatttGAATTAAATGAAGAGATCATACGATTAAAAGgagaaataaataaaattagCTTATTATATAGTAATGAATTAAATGAGAAAAATAGTTATGATATAAACATGAAACATGTGCAAGAAcaattaatttttttggAAAGGacaaataaagaaaatgaagagaaaataatttatttgaCTAGTCAATATACTGAAgcatataaaaataagagTGATGGATCAAAATTAGGTGCTATACAATCTGTTGGtaatgttaatatatatggaaatatatcaaataataatatgagtgccgaagaaaatataagaaCAAATGAAGATAAATGTGGAGAGATGTTTGTTAAGAATATAGAAGAGAAGAATGGCATTCATTTATCAAAGTATATTAATCTAttagaagaaaataaatttcgatgtatgaaaataatttatgaaaatgaaaatataaaaagtagtaataaaataattggattatataattattcaaGGTATTATGGTTTAAGAGAAGATTTATGTAAAGAAGAAATCGTTTCTTcaaaaatagaaaatatgtctaataaaaataaaaaagaaaacaataatagtaataacAACAATTGTGATGGTTATGGTTATGGTGATGATGAGAAGGTTACAATGgttttatgtattatattaaatgaaataatgaaatttttatttttaaatgatgaatatgtattattatttgaaaagattcataaaaatgtttGGAAACGAATGTATATCCcagaagaaataaaattttttattttaaaatatattactctgttaaataaattgagagattatataataagtgtacataataatatgagaaatgaaaaatatgatgaatGTTGGTTTTTATTTCAACATTATTTTGAAAGATCGAGTGATGTTAGAAAAGAGATGGTTCATTTCTTATTAGAAAGAAGGAGTCaagaaaatttaatatcttttaaaagtaaattaaaaagtaaaaaagaaaaaatattaacaatGGACATATTGCATTTTAGTAAAGAACATATGCAATTAAAAACCATAGCTGATCtaagaaaagaaataaattatgaaaaaaattctaAAGATACATTAAATAGAgattataatttattattatataaatatcaaGAATGTGTAAGTAAATTAAAGAGGgtaaaaaatttaatgaaagaaataaatcaaaatgtatttatagaaaaatatgatgatataaGTAAAGAATTAGATAATTTTTCAGATGGATATaatgaacaaaatgaaCAATATTTAATGGATCCTATTTTattagataataataaaaataaaaataagaaattGATAACTGAACATAATACTATAATTAATAGGTTAACTACTTTTACACAAAATAGAGATTCaaaatatcaaaataaaataattgaTGATGTAAaacaaagaaaaataaataatataatgaataatacaaataaaaatagtattaatattatttataatcattatgaaaatttaaataaacctaaatataatgataatataaatagattaaatttatatcatcaaaATATGCATATTGCCAATTCAATTCATCataatagaaatataaataaaagttTTCTTACTAATCAGGcaaataatacatatagtgttatgaaaaattatataaatacagATAGACCAAATTTAAATgcaaaaaataatgtacgtaatatttttaatgaaattgtagatgaaaatgtaaataaaacGTTTGTTCATAAAagtttatttttttaa